The nucleotide window GGCGCCCAGGGCTACAACATCGGTCGCAACGTCGCGGTGCTCTCGCACTTGGGTATCGGCACGGGAGGCATGACCCTTAACCGCTTCTGTTCGTCGGGCTTGCAGGCCATTGCCATTGCCGCCAACCAGATCGCTTCGGGTTGCAGCGACATCATTGTCGCCGGTGGCGTCGAATCCATCAGCCTGACCATGAAAAGCGTCAACACCGACAACCTGATCAACCCGCTGCTGAAAGAACAGGTGCCGGGCATCTATTTCCCCATGGGCCAGACCGCCGAGATCGTCGCGCGTCGTTACAACGTCAGCCGCGAAGAGCAGGACTTGTATGCCCTGCAAAGCCAGCAGCGTACCGCCCAGGCGCAGGCCGCCGGGTTGTTCAACGATGAAATCGTGCCAATGGCAGTGAAGTATCGCGTTGAAGACAAGACCACCGCTCAGGTGCAGATCCTCGACGGCATCGTCGATCATGACGACTGCAACCGCCCCGACACCACCCTTCAAAGTCTGGCCGGATTGAAACCGGTGTTTGCCGAAGACGGCTCGGTAACCGCCGGCAACTCGTCGCAATTGTCCGACGGCGCCTCGATGACCCTGGTGATGAGCCTGGAAAAAGCCCTGGCGCTGGGGCTCAAGCCCAAAGCCTTCTTTCGCGGTTTCGCCGTGGCCGGGTGCCAGCCGGACGAGATGGGCATCGGCCCGGTGTTCTCGGTGCCGAAGTTGCTCAAGGCCAAGGGGTTGCAGATTGCCGACATTGATCTGTGGGAGCTCAACGAAGCGTTCGCGTCCCAGTGCTTGTACAGCCGCAATCGGCTGGAAATCGATAACGACAAATACAACGTCAATGGCGGCTCGATTTCCATCGGCCATCCGTTCGGCATGACGGGGTCGCGTCAGGTCGGGCACATCGTGCGTGAGTTGCAGCGGCGTAACCTGCGTTACGGCATCGTCACCATGTGCGTGGGGGGCGGGATGGGGGCTACGGGGTTGTTTGAGGCGGTGCGGTAAGTACCCTGATTATGTAGAGACTGTTGCATTGCTATCGCGGGCAAGCCCGCTCCCACAGTAATTGGCGGCGATCACAAATACAGCGAACGCCACAAACCCTGTGGGAGCGGGCTTGCCCGCGATGCAGGCGCCACGGTTTACCGGCTTATGCACAAGAACTGCATCCGCTCGACATACGCCTGAATTTCACGCATCGCTGCCTCCCGGTTTTCAAACGGCCCCTCCAGCGTGTGCTCCCGGGTGGTGAAATACAACTCGCCATTGACACGACACAACCGGTCACAGCGAAAGTGCGTGGCGGGGGCGTTGTCCTGGGCGCGCATGCCGTACATGAGCGATCTCCTGCGGATGTCGGTTTCAATGAGCTTATGCATGAACCACTTGCAACGCCTGGCCACCTGATCGACGGCATATCGTCAACGTTATGGTGCGACCTGCACAGTTTCATTTGCGGCCCGCCGGCAACGGTCCCTGTGTCGCGCTCTGGTCTGAGCCTAGAATGACCGTTCTTGCCAATGGGCTTCGGGGTCAGCATGCATATTTCATCGGGTCGCTGGGTGTACGGTTTGTTCCTGGCCTTGCTGACTGCGTTGCTGTGGGGAATCCTGCCGATCAAGCTCAAGCAAGTGCTGCTGGTGATGGACCCGGTGACGGTGACCTGGTTTCGCCTGCTGGTGTCCGGTGGTTGCCTGTTCGTTTATCTGGCGGCGACCAAACG belongs to Pseudomonas sp. B21-015 and includes:
- a CDS encoding thiolase family protein, whose translation is MREVVIVDSVRTGLAKSFRGKFNMTRPDDMAAHCVNALLTRNDVDPASVEDCIVGAGSNEGAQGYNIGRNVAVLSHLGIGTGGMTLNRFCSSGLQAIAIAANQIASGCSDIIVAGGVESISLTMKSVNTDNLINPLLKEQVPGIYFPMGQTAEIVARRYNVSREEQDLYALQSQQRTAQAQAAGLFNDEIVPMAVKYRVEDKTTAQVQILDGIVDHDDCNRPDTTLQSLAGLKPVFAEDGSVTAGNSSQLSDGASMTLVMSLEKALALGLKPKAFFRGFAVAGCQPDEMGIGPVFSVPKLLKAKGLQIADIDLWELNEAFASQCLYSRNRLEIDNDKYNVNGGSISIGHPFGMTGSRQVGHIVRELQRRNLRYGIVTMCVGGGMGATGLFEAVR
- a CDS encoding DUF6316 family protein, translating into MYGMRAQDNAPATHFRCDRLCRVNGELYFTTREHTLEGPFENREAAMREIQAYVERMQFLCISR